One Synechococcus sp. Nb3U1 genomic window, GCAACAGCTCCAGGATGGGTTAGATCATCCAGCCTTACATCCGCCTATTTTGGTTTCAGGATCCCAAAGTGATGCCCCCCAAGATTATCTCAAGCTGGCGGTTGCCTATAACGGATCCCCCGGCAGTCACGCGGCCCTGGATTTAGCTCTTTGGATGGCTCATCAAACTCGTATTGCCACCTCGCAAATTGTGGCTCTGCATGTGGTGTTTGTCGGGGATCCCAACCTGAAAAGCAATGCCCCCGCCCTCAGCCAGGCTGATGTCCTACTCCATCAAGCCCGTGCTCTCGCGGATGAATGGCGGGGGCAACTCCATGCCCATTTGCGGTTTGGGGATCCGGCTGCGGAGTTGAAAACGGTGGTCGCCCAAGAAGGGATCCAGATTTTGATCGTGGGCTGCCGGTCATCCCAACATCCCTTGGTACGGCTGTTAGGAAATTGTCCGGCTGTGGTTCTGGGGATCCCGGAGACAGGGGTTGTGCCGTCTGAGACGGTTGTGGTGGGTTAGGCCATGGCTGTGCAGTGAGAGAAGCTAAACAGAAGGAGGTGGTTTTGATGAATTATCCTGTGCCGTTTTCCCAGACACTAGATGCCGCCCATTCATCAGAGAAGTTTTTAGAGATCCGGGGCTTGGTGAAAGCCTATCGAGATCCCCAAGGCCAGAATCTGGTGGTGCTCAATGGCATTGATCTGACTGTAGGTGAAACCGAATATATCTCGATTATTGGGCATTCTGGGTGCGGCAAATCCACCTTGCTCAAATTGGTGGCAGGGTTAGAGCAACCCACCGAGGGCTCTCTGACCTTAGAGGGTAAGCCCATTCGCAAGCCCGGAGCCGAGCGGATGATGGTGTTTCAACACTATTCCTTGTTGCCGTGGTTGACGGTGCGAGAAAACATTCAACTGGCGGTAGATGAGGTGCTCAAAACCCAATCTCTGCAAGAACGGCGCCAGATTGTCGAAGCCCACATTCAACTGGTGCATCTAGAGGCGGCGGCCAATAAATATCCTGACCAAATTTCGGGTGGGATGAAGCAGCGGGTTGGCATTGCCCGTGCCTTGGCAATTCGACCCAAGTTGTTGCTGATGGATGAACCCTTTGGCGCTTTGGATGCCTTAACCCGCCGCCGCCTGCAGGAGGAGGTTTTGGCCATTTGGGAGGGACATCGGCAGGCGGTAATCATGATTACCCACGATGTAGATGAAGCTGTTTATATGTCAGACAAAATCATCCTGATGAGCAATGGGCCCAAAGCCCGAATTGGCGAAATCTTGACAGTGGATCTGCCGCGCCCTCGCCCCAGCCGACATGATTTGAGGGAGATGCAAAACTATCATGATTTGCGGAACCATGCCCTTGATTTTTTGGAGAAGTCTTATGCCCTAGGGCCGATCCAGACACCCCAAAAATGACCGAAAAACAGATTTTTCTTGCAGTTGTTCCTTCATCGAACTGGGGTTCTTCGCTCCAGAACTTCTTTGGCAAGGATAGTAACCAGCGCTAACAAAGACAGTAACACCGCTGCACTATAGGCCGAGGGGGTGGCATAGCTCTTGTAGGCATCCTCCACAAACAAGGGTAGGGTTTGGGTGCGACCGATGATGTTGCCTGAGACCACTGCTACTGCGCCAAATTCCCCCATGGCCCGCGCATTGGTGAGGATGACCCCGTAGAGCAGGCCCCAGCGAATGTTGGGCAACGTCACCCGCCAGAAGATCTGCCAGGGATTGGCTCCTAGGGTTTTGGCTGCTTCCTCTTGATCGGTGCCGGCTTCTTCCAGCACGGGCAACACTTCCCGCGCCACAAAGGGAATGGTGATAAAGGTTGTGGCCAGCACGATCCCCGGAAACGCAAAGATCACCCGCATATTCCAGGCTTGCAGCCAATCCCCCAGCCACCCCTGGCGACCAAAGATCAACACAAACATCAAACCCGCTACTACCGGCGAGATGGAAAAAGGCAGATCAATCAGACTTAGTAAAAATGTGCGCCCTCGAAATCTTTTGTGGGCAATCGCCAGAGCAGCACACACCCCAAAAATTGTATTGAGGGGCACCACAATCAGGGCTGTCATTACTGTCAGCCATAGGGCACTAACAAAATCTCGCTGGGTTAGATTCTGGAAAAATGGCCCAATGCCACCCTTAAACGCCTGATAAAACACATTGATTGCCGGGATCCCTAAAAGCAAGGCAATATAGACAACCACTATGCCAATCAACACCCACTGTACCCGGGAGCCTTGAGATTTTCCTGGGCGCTCGTGTTGAGAGGGTGGAAGGATCCCAGTTTGGCCGTAGATCTCAGGTTTCATAGCGACGCCCCCAGGCTTGTAAGAGGTTAATAGCAATGAGCGAAACTAGCGAGATCAAGAGCAAAACCGTGCCGATCACGGTCGCGCCCGCATAGTCATATTGCTCCAGTCGTTGGATCACCAGCACAGCCGAAATCAAGTCTCGAAAGGGAATGCTAGAGGCGATGATCACAATCGATCCGTACTCCCCCACCGCCCGCGAAAAGCCCAGTGCCACCCCCGTCAAAATGGCTGCCATCAACTGTGGTAAAAGCACCTTCCAAAAGGTCTGAAAGCGAGAGGCCCCCAGACTCCAAGCGGCTTCTTCCACCTCTTTTTCGATCTCCTGCAATACCGGCTGCACCGTCCGCACCACAAAGGGTAGCGAGATAAACAACATCGCCACCCCCACCCCCAAGCGGGTAAAGGAGATGCGGATTCCCATAGGGGCGACCAGGGATCCCATCCAGCCATTGTTGCTGTAGACCGTCGCCAGGGTCAGCCCTGCCACTGCCGTGGGGAGGGCAAAAGGCAAATCGATGATCCCCTCGATCATTTTTTTGCATGGGAACCGATAGCGCACCAGCACCCAGGCCGTCAGGGTGCCCAAAATGCCGTTAATTAAGGCCGCGATCAACGCCGTAACGAAGGTAACTTCATAGGTAGACACCGCCACCCGATCCGTGGCAATCCGCCAGAACTCCGCCGGCCCCACCGTGCTCGCCCGCAGAACCAAGGCTGTCAGGGGCACCAACAGCATGAAGAACAAATAGATGAAGGTCACCCGCCACGGCCACGATAGATTGGCCAGAGCCTTGAAGGAGTTGACGTTAGACTGTGAAGGAGCAGCAGATAAAGTCATAGAGGGTAGTTCAGTGTGAGCACGCTTTAGGTTGAGTGAGCCATGGAGCAGATTATCCAGATTATCGAGTTTTGCCAGAAGTAGCAGGTGACGGAATTTGCCCTATTTGTCTGCCTATTGCAAGATAACTTTCAACCGGTTAGCGACATCAATGTGATGGTGAATGTGATGATGAATTTTGCTCCTGAAGCTCGTATTATCCTATGAAATCTGACAGAAATGGGAGATACAGCAGATTCAGCTCAATCCCTTGCTTCATAAGGTTTTTTGCTTAGCTCAAGAGTCTGCGTGAAGTCGGAAAAGGCTGTAGTTGCGTTGAAAGGTCACTCTGACCTCTGCTCAGGTGATCTTAATCTTATAGAATCAAGTTGAAGAATCAAGTTGAGCTATCTATCTTGGTAACAGAGTTAGTTAAGGGTGTTCCTCTGAACACATATTAAACCCAGAATAGTGAGGTTATCTCAGGCAGGAATAGAGCTGTTCTGTACTGCCCGATGATTTGAATCCATGGGAAATGCCTTGATTGCTTTGGGTCGTACATACACCCGTTGACCCCGCTGGATGGGGGTTGCGGCATATTGCTCGCGGCTCAGGTGTGCCCACAGGGATCCGCCATCATGGAGAACCAACTCCGCTTGAATTTCTCGACCTAAGTGCAGCACATCCTGTACCTGCGCCGAGACTCCACCACTGCAGGGATCCGTCTCGACTAGCACATCATGGGGGCGCAAGAACACCTGCTGGGATCCCTGAAACTCAGGTAACTGGCAGGACAGGGCAGACTTCGGATGCAAGACATTCACCTGCCCCACAAAGCTCATCACAAAGGGGGTGGCCGGATGGTCGTAGATTTCCGCCGGGGATCCCACCTGTTCGATCTGGCCGTGGCTCATCACCACAATTTGATCCGCCACCTCCATCGCCTCCTCTTGGTCATGGGTGACAAACACGGTGGTAACATGCACCTCATCGTGTAGCCGCCGCAACCAAGCCCGTAGCTCCTTGCGCACTTTGGCATCGAGGGCCCCGAAGGGTTCATCCAAGAGCAATACCTGCGGCTCCACCGCCAAGGCCCGGGCTAGCGCCACCCGCTGCCGTTGCCCGCCCGAGAGCTGCGAGGGATAGCGATCCCCAAAGCCTGAGAGCTGTACCAACTCCAGCAGCTCATCCACCCGCGCCCGAATCTCTGCCCGCGATGCTCTGCGGATCTCCAGGCCAAAGGCGACATTTTGCCGCACCGTCATGTGCCGGAACAGCGCATAGTGCTGGAATACAAAGCCAATGTTGCGCTCCTGCACACTGGCATAGGTGGCATCCCGTCCGGTGAGCAAGATCCGCCCAGTATCGGGCATCTCCAGGCCGGCAATCAGCCGCAGCAAAGTGGATTTCCCAGATCCCGATGGCCCTAGCAAAGCAACAAGGGATCCCGTTTCAATGGTGAGATCCGTCGGTTGCAGAGCTTGAAAATCTCCAAACCGCTTTGAAACCCCTTCAATCGTGATGCCCATGCTACGTGCCTTTGGCGATGAAACGAATGCTGGCTAGACGAGACATAATCTTACAGTACTCAATTCCACGGTATTCCGGTCGAATAACCGCTAATTAAGGT contains:
- a CDS encoding ABC transporter ATP-binding protein; amino-acid sequence: MNYPVPFSQTLDAAHSSEKFLEIRGLVKAYRDPQGQNLVVLNGIDLTVGETEYISIIGHSGCGKSTLLKLVAGLEQPTEGSLTLEGKPIRKPGAERMMVFQHYSLLPWLTVRENIQLAVDEVLKTQSLQERRQIVEAHIQLVHLEAAANKYPDQISGGMKQRVGIARALAIRPKLLLMDEPFGALDALTRRRLQEEVLAIWEGHRQAVIMITHDVDEAVYMSDKIILMSNGPKARIGEILTVDLPRPRPSRHDLREMQNYHDLRNHALDFLEKSYALGPIQTPQK
- the cysW gene encoding sulfate ABC transporter permease subunit CysW: MKPEIYGQTGILPPSQHERPGKSQGSRVQWVLIGIVVVYIALLLGIPAINVFYQAFKGGIGPFFQNLTQRDFVSALWLTVMTALIVVPLNTIFGVCAALAIAHKRFRGRTFLLSLIDLPFSISPVVAGLMFVLIFGRQGWLGDWLQAWNMRVIFAFPGIVLATTFITIPFVAREVLPVLEEAGTDQEEAAKTLGANPWQIFWRVTLPNIRWGLLYGVILTNARAMGEFGAVAVVSGNIIGRTQTLPLFVEDAYKSYATPSAYSAAVLLSLLALVTILAKEVLERRTPVR
- a CDS encoding sulfate/molybdate ABC transporter ATP-binding protein gives rise to the protein MGITIEGVSKRFGDFQALQPTDLTIETGSLVALLGPSGSGKSTLLRLIAGLEMPDTGRILLTGRDATYASVQERNIGFVFQHYALFRHMTVRQNVAFGLEIRRASRAEIRARVDELLELVQLSGFGDRYPSQLSGGQRQRVALARALAVEPQVLLLDEPFGALDAKVRKELRAWLRRLHDEVHVTTVFVTHDQEEAMEVADQIVVMSHGQIEQVGSPAEIYDHPATPFVMSFVGQVNVLHPKSALSCQLPEFQGSQQVFLRPHDVLVETDPCSGGVSAQVQDVLHLGREIQAELVLHDGGSLWAHLSREQYAATPIQRGQRVYVRPKAIKAFPMDSNHRAVQNSSIPA
- the cysT gene encoding sulfate ABC transporter permease subunit CysT is translated as MTLSAAPSQSNVNSFKALANLSWPWRVTFIYLFFMLLVPLTALVLRASTVGPAEFWRIATDRVAVSTYEVTFVTALIAALINGILGTLTAWVLVRYRFPCKKMIEGIIDLPFALPTAVAGLTLATVYSNNGWMGSLVAPMGIRISFTRLGVGVAMLFISLPFVVRTVQPVLQEIEKEVEEAAWSLGASRFQTFWKVLLPQLMAAILTGVALGFSRAVGEYGSIVIIASSIPFRDLISAVLVIQRLEQYDYAGATVIGTVLLLISLVSLIAINLLQAWGRRYET
- a CDS encoding universal stress protein, giving the protein MKTQKTLQSSPFLRPILQQLQDGLDHPALHPPILVSGSQSDAPQDYLKLAVAYNGSPGSHAALDLALWMAHQTRIATSQIVALHVVFVGDPNLKSNAPALSQADVLLHQARALADEWRGQLHAHLRFGDPAAELKTVVAQEGIQILIVGCRSSQHPLVRLLGNCPAVVLGIPETGVVPSETVVVG